From one Thalassobaculum sp. OXR-137 genomic stretch:
- a CDS encoding aldehyde dehydrogenase family protein → MGVQQNYIGGKWTDGATAKDNVNPSDLTDVIGSYAQADASGVEAAVDAAKAAAHGWNRSTPQQRYDVLEFAGNEIMARREELGRLLSREEGKTLPEGIGEATRAAQIFKFFAGEALRIQGEKLASVRPGVEVEITREPVGIVGIITPWNFPIAIPAWKIAPALAYGNCVVFKPADLVPGCAWALAEILSRAGLPEGVFNLVMGRGSVVGEAILNADALGAISFTGSVDTGKHVAATCAGRLAKVQLEMGGKNPFVVLDDADIATAVNCAVNSAFFSTGQRCTASSRLIVTEGIHDKFVKAMSDRIETLKVDDALAQGTEIGPVVDENQLKQDMDYLEIGKKEGAKLIGGDRLKLSKDGYYMKPALFTETTNDMRINREEIFGPVASVIRVKDYDEALAVANDTNFGLSSGIATTSLKYASDFKRNAEAGMVMVNLPTAGVDYHVPFGGRKGSSYGPREQGRYAAEFYTTVKTTYIQP, encoded by the coding sequence ATGGGCGTGCAACAGAACTATATCGGCGGCAAGTGGACTGACGGCGCCACCGCCAAGGACAACGTCAACCCGTCCGATCTGACCGACGTCATCGGCAGCTACGCGCAGGCCGACGCCTCGGGCGTTGAGGCCGCCGTCGACGCCGCCAAGGCTGCGGCCCATGGCTGGAACCGCTCCACGCCGCAGCAGCGCTACGACGTGCTGGAGTTCGCCGGCAACGAGATCATGGCCCGGCGCGAGGAACTCGGCCGCCTGCTCTCCCGCGAGGAAGGCAAGACCCTGCCGGAAGGCATCGGCGAGGCCACCCGCGCGGCGCAGATCTTCAAGTTCTTCGCCGGCGAGGCCCTGCGCATCCAGGGCGAGAAGCTGGCCAGCGTGCGGCCGGGCGTCGAAGTGGAGATCACCCGCGAGCCAGTCGGCATCGTCGGCATCATCACCCCGTGGAACTTCCCGATCGCCATCCCGGCCTGGAAGATCGCCCCGGCCCTGGCCTACGGCAACTGCGTGGTGTTCAAGCCGGCCGATCTGGTGCCGGGCTGCGCCTGGGCGCTGGCCGAGATCCTGTCGCGCGCCGGCCTGCCTGAGGGCGTGTTCAACCTGGTGATGGGCCGCGGCTCCGTCGTCGGCGAGGCGATCCTCAACGCCGACGCGCTCGGCGCCATCAGCTTCACCGGTTCGGTGGACACCGGCAAGCACGTGGCAGCGACCTGCGCCGGCCGTCTGGCCAAGGTCCAGCTCGAGATGGGCGGCAAGAACCCGTTCGTCGTGCTCGACGACGCCGACATCGCCACCGCGGTCAACTGCGCCGTCAACAGCGCCTTCTTCTCCACCGGCCAGCGCTGCACCGCGTCCTCGCGGCTGATCGTCACCGAAGGCATCCACGACAAGTTCGTCAAGGCGATGTCCGACCGCATCGAGACCCTGAAGGTCGACGACGCCCTGGCTCAGGGCACCGAGATCGGTCCGGTGGTCGATGAAAACCAGCTCAAGCAGGACATGGACTACCTCGAGATCGGCAAGAAGGAAGGCGCCAAGCTGATCGGCGGCGACCGTCTGAAGCTCTCGAAGGACGGCTACTACATGAAGCCGGCGCTGTTCACCGAGACCACGAACGACATGCGGATCAACCGCGAGGAAATCTTCGGTCCGGTGGCGTCGGTCATCCGGGTGAAGGATTACGACGAGGCCCTGGCCGTCGCCAACGACACCAATTTCGGCCTGTCCTCCGGCATCGCCACGACCTCGCTGAAATACGCGTCCGACTTCAAGCGCAATGCCGAGGCCGGCATGGTGATGGTCAACCTGCCGACGGCGGGCGTCGACTATCACGTGCCGTTCGGCGGCCGGAAGGGCTCCAGCTACGGCCCGCGCGAGCAGGGTCGCTATGCCGCCGAGTTCTACACCACGGTGAAGACCACCTACATCCAGCCGTAA
- a CDS encoding pentapeptide repeat-containing protein, which yields MAFDPSNVDWKLADTIRKHVNFLNNYSDGKRADLRGQQHKGALLNGVDLRRALITNADFRGAQFVGANLSEASVSGTQLRAADFTGAKLIKTDFRGADLEQARLASADLTDADFRATKVGARKGDETVTNLGGADLDNAKAVRTNLGRANMMGVTARGAHFDGCAMDATNLKGAILIGATLENSSLRGANLQDVNFADARLANTDLTGADLRSCHLDGADMSGADLSDCVIASDMEALEADVRELLVRHFAWISSGGRRGAPADFSGRNLEGVNFSGADLSAADFTGANLNGANLRRCSFRFTKFTTASLAGAQMQRSDLRGANFRNAILDEANFQASILTPMRVVDPRTGEEKGIWAADLAGAKAAGANFQRVDFTSANLSGAVLDGSDLSHAQLADCTIDGTSFENTNLDKTRMPSSQGAEAGQDTAAADAH from the coding sequence TTGGCATTCGATCCAAGCAATGTCGACTGGAAGTTGGCGGACACCATCAGGAAGCATGTGAACTTCCTGAACAACTACAGCGACGGCAAGCGGGCGGACCTGCGCGGCCAGCAGCACAAGGGCGCGCTTCTGAACGGAGTCGACCTGCGGCGGGCGCTGATCACCAATGCGGACTTCCGCGGCGCCCAGTTCGTCGGCGCCAATCTGTCGGAAGCGTCCGTGTCGGGCACCCAGCTCCGCGCGGCGGACTTCACCGGCGCCAAGCTGATCAAGACCGACTTCCGCGGCGCCGACCTGGAGCAGGCGCGGCTGGCCTCGGCGGACCTGACCGATGCGGATTTCCGCGCCACCAAGGTGGGGGCCCGCAAGGGCGACGAGACGGTCACCAACCTGGGCGGGGCCGATCTGGACAACGCCAAGGCGGTGCGCACCAATCTCGGCCGCGCCAACATGATGGGGGTGACGGCGCGCGGCGCGCATTTCGACGGCTGCGCCATGGACGCCACCAACCTGAAGGGCGCCATCCTGATCGGCGCCACCCTGGAGAATTCGAGCCTGCGCGGCGCCAACCTGCAGGACGTGAACTTCGCCGACGCCCGGCTGGCGAATACCGACCTGACCGGCGCCGATCTGCGCTCGTGTCATCTCGACGGCGCAGACATGTCCGGGGCCGACCTGTCCGACTGCGTCATCGCCTCGGACATGGAGGCTTTGGAGGCGGATGTGCGCGAGCTCCTGGTCCGGCATTTCGCCTGGATCAGTTCCGGCGGCCGCCGGGGCGCGCCGGCCGACTTCTCCGGCCGCAATCTGGAAGGGGTGAACTTCTCCGGCGCCGACCTGTCCGCCGCGGATTTCACCGGCGCCAACCTGAACGGCGCCAACCTGCGGCGCTGTTCCTTCCGCTTCACCAAATTCACCACCGCCAGCCTCGCCGGCGCGCAGATGCAGCGCAGCGACCTGCGCGGGGCGAACTTCCGCAACGCCATTCTGGACGAAGCCAATTTCCAGGCCAGCATCCTCACGCCCATGCGGGTGGTCGACCCGCGCACGGGCGAGGAGAAGGGGATCTGGGCGGCGGATCTGGCCGGGGCGAAGGCGGCCGGGGCGAATTTCCAGCGGGTGGATTTCACCAGCGCCAACCTGTCCGGCGCCGTGCTGGACGGCAGCGACCTGTCGCATGCGCAGCTGGCCGACTGCACGATCGACGGGACGAGCTTCGAGAACACCAATCTCGACAAGACCCGCATGCCCTCATCGCAGGGCGCGGAGGCGGGTCAGGATACGGCTGCGGCCGACGCCCACTGA
- the phnF gene encoding phosphonate metabolism transcriptional regulator PhnF: protein MSGIDRESGLAVWRQIEETLAEEIRSRRWEEGQKLPTEADLSRRFAVNRHTLRRAVSALVDRGLVRVEQGRGAFVRENVLEYLVGQRTRFTENVRRANRTGAGRLVSFKRLRASKEVATVLRLAVGTAVLQVETVGEVDGRPMSYGTNWFPAKRFPDFQEVYNATHSITRVMEHHGIPNYARAVTKVTARMPDVSEAELLGQPRNRPVLYVEAVNVDPDGVPVQFSHVRYAADRFQMVFETLADGAKYLEGL from the coding sequence GTGTCGGGGATCGATCGGGAGTCCGGGCTGGCGGTATGGCGGCAGATCGAGGAGACGCTGGCCGAGGAAATTCGCAGCCGCCGGTGGGAGGAGGGACAGAAGCTGCCGACCGAGGCGGATCTGTCCCGGCGCTTCGCCGTGAACCGCCACACCCTGCGCCGGGCGGTCTCAGCCCTGGTCGACCGGGGCCTGGTGCGCGTTGAGCAGGGGCGCGGCGCCTTCGTGCGCGAGAACGTGCTGGAATATCTGGTCGGACAGCGCACCCGCTTCACCGAGAACGTGCGCCGCGCCAACCGGACCGGCGCCGGGCGGCTCGTCTCCTTCAAGCGGCTACGGGCCTCCAAGGAGGTGGCGACGGTGCTGCGGCTGGCTGTCGGAACCGCCGTGCTTCAGGTCGAAACGGTGGGCGAGGTCGACGGCCGGCCGATGTCCTACGGCACCAACTGGTTTCCGGCGAAGCGCTTCCCTGATTTTCAGGAGGTCTACAACGCCACCCACTCGATCACCCGGGTGATGGAGCATCACGGTATTCCCAACTACGCCCGTGCCGTCACCAAGGTGACCGCGCGGATGCCGGATGTGTCGGAGGCCGAGTTGCTGGGGCAGCCACGCAACCGGCCGGTGCTGTACGTCGAGGCGGTCAACGTCGATCCCGACGGCGTGCCGGTTCAGTTCTCCCATGTGAGATATGCCGCAGACCGCTTCCAAATGGTGTTCGAAACTCTTGCGGACGGGGCGAAATACCTGGAAGGGTTATGA
- the phnG gene encoding phosphonate C-P lyase system protein PhnG, with product MTSKRPTACSPEQSAERRARQRWMSALAKAEFSDLDSLWNNLPSKPAWTIIRAPEVGMVMARGRAGGTGARFNIGEVTVTRCAVQLDYGAVGFGYVMGRNKRHAELAAVVDAIMQTPSRREALERAVIAPLALRQDAAKRERGQKAASTKVDFFTLVRES from the coding sequence ATGACCTCGAAACGCCCCACAGCCTGCTCCCCCGAACAGAGTGCGGAACGCCGCGCCCGCCAGCGCTGGATGTCCGCCCTGGCCAAGGCCGAGTTCAGCGATCTCGACTCGCTCTGGAACAACCTGCCGTCCAAGCCGGCCTGGACCATCATCCGCGCACCGGAGGTCGGCATGGTCATGGCCCGCGGCCGCGCCGGCGGTACCGGCGCCCGGTTCAACATCGGCGAGGTGACCGTCACCCGCTGCGCCGTGCAGCTCGACTACGGGGCTGTCGGCTTCGGCTACGTGATGGGCCGCAACAAACGCCATGCCGAGCTGGCGGCGGTGGTCGACGCGATCATGCAGACCCCGTCGCGCCGCGAGGCGCTGGAGCGGGCGGTGATCGCTCCGCTGGCGCTGCGCCAGGACGCGGCGAAACGGGAGCGCGGCCAGAAGGCGGCCTCCACCAAAGTCGATTTCTTCACCCTCGTGCGGGAGAGCTGA
- the phnH gene encoding phosphonate C-P lyase system protein PhnH: MAPMTDIKPGFRDPVLDSQAVFRAVLDAMARPGRLQTVALLDEPPAPLAPATAAVCLALVDQDTPLWIAPDLRSQAAETFLKFHCGCPIVDDRAKAAFAIASGAKLPALDGFAIGDDAYPETSTTVIVQTGGLSAEGGLTLSGPGIKDVHRLAVTGLRSGVWREWMENGVLFPCGIDLILADGATLAALPRTTKVTEA, from the coding sequence ATGGCGCCGATGACCGACATCAAGCCGGGCTTCCGCGATCCGGTGCTCGACTCCCAGGCGGTGTTCCGCGCCGTGCTCGACGCCATGGCCCGGCCCGGCCGGCTGCAGACCGTCGCCCTGCTCGACGAGCCCCCGGCCCCGCTGGCGCCCGCCACCGCCGCGGTCTGCCTCGCCCTGGTGGATCAGGACACGCCCCTGTGGATCGCGCCGGACCTGCGCTCCCAGGCGGCGGAGACCTTTCTGAAATTCCATTGCGGCTGCCCGATCGTCGACGACCGCGCCAAAGCCGCCTTCGCCATCGCCTCGGGCGCGAAGCTGCCGGCGCTGGACGGCTTCGCCATCGGCGACGACGCCTATCCGGAGACCTCCACCACGGTGATTGTCCAGACCGGAGGGCTGAGCGCCGAGGGTGGCCTGACCCTGAGTGGGCCGGGAATCAAGGACGTCCACCGCCTCGCCGTCACCGGCCTGCGCTCCGGCGTGTGGCGCGAGTGGATGGAGAACGGCGTGCTGTTCCCCTGCGGCATCGACCTGATCCTGGCGGACGGCGCCACGCTCGCCGCCCTGCCCCGCACCACCAAAGTCACGGAGGCCTGA
- a CDS encoding carbon-phosphorus lyase complex subunit PhnI, with the protein MYVAVKGGEKAIENSQKLLAEERRGDPKVPELSLDQIREQMSLAVDRVMTEGSLYDPELAALAIKQARGDLQEAIFLLRAYRTTLPRFGDGEPIDTAEMNVRRRISATYKDLPGGQVLGPSFDYTHRLLDFALAAGDNRPAAEIAAAPVEGGMPRVTEILNYEGLIETEQPDNPNDPVFDLTRNSPRYPAERAARLQNLARGDEGFLLALGYSTQRGYGNNHPFAGEIRMGEVAVEFAPEELGFPIEIGEITVTECQMINQFKGSATQPPQFTQGYGLTFGHCERKAMSMALVDRALRAREFDEPIDAPAQDEEFVMAHSDNVEASGFVQHLKLPHYVDFQAELVTVRALRKAFEQRAEDAETVSDAAE; encoded by the coding sequence ATGTATGTCGCCGTCAAGGGTGGCGAGAAGGCCATCGAGAACTCCCAGAAGCTGCTCGCCGAGGAGCGCCGGGGCGACCCTAAGGTGCCCGAGCTCAGCCTCGACCAGATCCGCGAGCAGATGAGCCTCGCCGTCGACCGGGTGATGACCGAGGGCTCGCTCTACGACCCCGAGCTGGCCGCGCTGGCGATCAAGCAGGCGCGCGGCGACCTGCAGGAGGCGATCTTCCTGCTGCGCGCCTACCGCACCACCCTGCCCCGCTTCGGCGATGGCGAGCCGATCGACACCGCCGAGATGAACGTCCGGCGCCGGATCTCCGCCACCTACAAGGATCTGCCCGGCGGCCAGGTGCTCGGCCCGAGTTTCGACTACACTCACCGGCTGCTCGATTTCGCGCTGGCCGCCGGCGACAACCGGCCGGCCGCCGAGATCGCCGCCGCCCCGGTGGAAGGCGGCATGCCGCGGGTGACCGAGATCCTGAACTACGAGGGCCTGATCGAGACCGAGCAGCCGGACAATCCGAACGACCCGGTGTTTGATTTGACCCGCAACTCCCCGCGCTATCCGGCGGAGCGCGCCGCCCGGCTGCAGAACCTGGCGCGCGGCGACGAGGGCTTCCTGCTGGCGCTCGGCTACTCGACCCAGCGCGGCTACGGCAACAACCACCCCTTCGCCGGCGAGATCCGCATGGGCGAGGTCGCGGTCGAATTCGCGCCGGAGGAGCTCGGCTTCCCCATCGAAATCGGCGAGATCACCGTGACCGAGTGCCAGATGATCAACCAGTTCAAGGGCTCAGCCACCCAGCCGCCGCAATTCACCCAGGGCTACGGCCTGACCTTCGGCCATTGCGAGCGCAAGGCGATGTCCATGGCGCTGGTCGACCGGGCGCTGCGGGCGCGCGAGTTCGACGAGCCGATCGACGCCCCGGCCCAGGACGAGGAATTCGTCATGGCCCATTCCGACAATGTGGAGGCGTCCGGCTTCGTGCAGCACCTGAAGCTGCCGCACTACGTCGACTTCCAGGCCGAACTGGTCACAGTGCGGGCCCTGCGCAAGGCGTTCGAACAGCGTGCCGAAGACGCCGAGACCGTCTCCGACGCGGCGGAATGA
- a CDS encoding alpha-D-ribose 1-methylphosphonate 5-phosphate C-P-lyase PhnJ codes for MADVIDHPSRTAAAEKRAATGYNFAYLDEQTKRMIRRAILKGVAVPGYQVPFGSREMPLPYGWGTGGIQVTAAVIGPDDTLKVIDQGADDTTNAVNIRSFFAKTAGVATTEKTVEASVIQTRHRIPETPLSEDQILVYQVPIPEPLRWLEPRETETRKMHALEEYGAMHVSLYEDIAKFGRITKSYNYPVRVNGRYVMSPSPIPKFDNPKMDRMAALQLFGAGREKRIYAVPPYTEVKSLDFEDHPFAIETWDECCALCGAGDSYLDEVVTDDKGGKMYVCSDSDYCEQRREAGHVGDGGDSAYATRDKTPAGDEQ; via the coding sequence ATGGCTGACGTGATCGACCACCCGAGCCGCACCGCCGCCGCCGAGAAGCGCGCCGCGACCGGCTACAACTTCGCCTATCTGGACGAGCAGACGAAGCGGATGATCCGCCGCGCGATCCTCAAGGGCGTCGCCGTCCCCGGCTACCAGGTGCCCTTCGGGTCCCGCGAGATGCCGCTGCCCTATGGCTGGGGCACCGGCGGCATCCAGGTGACCGCCGCCGTCATCGGCCCCGACGACACCCTGAAGGTCATCGACCAGGGGGCCGACGACACCACCAACGCCGTCAACATCCGCAGCTTCTTCGCCAAGACCGCCGGCGTGGCGACGACGGAGAAGACGGTGGAGGCCTCGGTGATCCAGACCCGCCACCGCATCCCGGAGACGCCGCTGAGCGAGGACCAGATCCTGGTCTATCAGGTGCCGATCCCCGAGCCCCTGCGCTGGCTGGAGCCGCGCGAGACCGAGACCCGCAAGATGCATGCGCTGGAGGAATACGGCGCGATGCATGTGAGCCTCTACGAGGACATCGCCAAATTCGGCCGCATCACCAAGTCGTACAACTACCCGGTCCGGGTGAACGGTCGCTACGTGATGTCGCCGAGCCCGATTCCGAAATTCGACAACCCGAAGATGGACCGCATGGCGGCCCTCCAGCTCTTCGGCGCCGGGCGCGAGAAGCGGATCTACGCCGTGCCGCCCTATACCGAGGTGAAGTCGCTCGATTTCGAGGATCACCCCTTCGCCATCGAGACCTGGGACGAGTGCTGCGCGCTCTGCGGCGCCGGCGACAGCTATCTCGACGAGGTCGTGACCGACGACAAGGGCGGCAAGATGTACGTCTGCTCCGACAGCGACTACTGCGAGCAGCGCCGCGAGGCGGGCCATGTGGGCGATGGCGGCGACAGCGCCTATGCCACCCGCGACAAGACCCCGGCAGGAGACGAGCAATGA
- the phnK gene encoding phosphonate C-P lyase system protein PhnK, translated as MSAEPAFRMPDPLLQVRGLTHRYGPHIGCRDVSFDLYPGEVLGIVGESGSGKTTLLKCISGQMEPTEGSVEYETRDAGLIDLFAMSEARRRLLMRTDWGIVYQNPRDGLRMRVSAGANVGERLMAIGDRHYGHIRSEAVDWLERVEMDIGRIDDMPHTFSGGMQQRLQIARNLVTKPRLVFMDEPTSGLDVSVQARLLDLVRGLVRTLGIACVIVTHDLGVVRLLSHRLMVMKGGNVVESGLTDQVLDDPQHPYTQLLVSSILPV; from the coding sequence ATGAGCGCCGAACCCGCTTTCCGAATGCCCGACCCGCTGCTGCAGGTGCGGGGCCTGACCCACCGCTACGGCCCGCATATCGGCTGCCGCGACGTGTCCTTCGACCTGTATCCGGGCGAGGTCCTCGGCATCGTCGGCGAGTCCGGTTCGGGCAAGACCACGCTGCTGAAATGCATCTCCGGCCAGATGGAGCCGACGGAAGGTTCCGTCGAATACGAGACCCGCGACGCCGGCCTGATCGACCTGTTCGCGATGAGCGAGGCGCGCCGCCGGCTGCTGATGCGCACCGACTGGGGCATCGTCTACCAGAACCCGCGCGACGGCCTGCGTATGCGGGTCTCCGCCGGCGCCAATGTGGGCGAACGGCTGATGGCGATCGGCGACCGGCATTACGGCCATATCCGCTCCGAGGCGGTCGACTGGCTGGAACGGGTGGAGATGGATATCGGCCGCATCGACGACATGCCGCACACCTTCTCCGGCGGCATGCAGCAGCGCCTGCAGATCGCCCGTAATCTGGTCACCAAGCCGCGGCTGGTGTTCATGGACGAGCCGACCTCCGGCCTGGACGTGTCGGTGCAGGCCCGCCTGCTCGACTTGGTGCGCGGCCTGGTTCGGACGCTGGGCATCGCCTGCGTGATCGTGACCCACGATCTTGGCGTGGTCCGGCTGCTGTCGCACCGGCTGATGGTGATGAAGGGCGGCAACGTGGTGGAGAGCGGCCTGACCGATCAGGTGCTCGACGACCCGCAGCACCCCTACACCCAGCTTCTCGTCTCCTCGATCCTTCCGGTGTGA
- the phnL gene encoding phosphonate C-P lyase system protein PhnL — translation MTQLDDTVMLHAQGLSKHFILHNQGGVKIDVFEKVEFTARQGECVILAGPSGSGKSTLLRSLYANYKPQAGSIYVRHGEAWVDLCAARPFQIMEIRRDTLGYVSQFLRVIPRVATLDLVCEPLIGQGLSAEGAKERASTILARLRIPEALWSLPPSTFSGGEQQRVNIAMTFVQDYPILLLDEPTASLDKDNRETVIALINEAKARGAAIIGIFHDAEVREAVGTRSYDVTEARQAA, via the coding sequence ATGACCCAGCTCGACGACACCGTGATGCTCCACGCCCAGGGGCTCTCCAAGCACTTCATCCTGCACAACCAGGGCGGGGTGAAGATCGACGTGTTCGAGAAGGTGGAGTTCACCGCCCGCCAGGGCGAATGCGTGATCCTGGCCGGCCCGTCCGGCTCCGGCAAATCCACCCTGCTGCGCTCGCTCTACGCCAACTACAAGCCGCAGGCCGGATCAATCTATGTCCGCCACGGCGAGGCCTGGGTCGATCTCTGCGCCGCCCGGCCGTTCCAGATCATGGAGATCCGCCGCGACACGCTCGGCTATGTCAGCCAATTCCTGCGGGTAATCCCGCGTGTGGCGACCCTGGACCTCGTCTGCGAGCCGCTGATCGGCCAGGGTCTCAGTGCCGAGGGCGCAAAGGAGCGGGCGTCGACGATCCTCGCCCGCCTGCGCATTCCCGAAGCGCTCTGGTCGCTGCCACCGTCGACCTTCTCCGGCGGCGAGCAGCAGCGCGTGAACATCGCCATGACCTTCGTGCAGGACTATCCGATCCTGCTGCTGGACGAGCCGACCGCCTCGCTGGACAAGGACAACCGCGAGACCGTCATCGCCCTGATCAACGAAGCCAAGGCCCGTGGCGCGGCGATCATCGGAATCTTCCACGATGCCGAGGTGCGCGAGGCCGTCGGCACCCGGTCCTACGACGTCACCGAAGCGAGACAGGCCGCATGA
- a CDS encoding alpha-D-ribose 1-methylphosphonate 5-triphosphate diphosphatase produces the protein MNHTVTLTNAQIVLDDEIVLGTLRIENGRIADVSSGGTGVTAADDLEGDYLCPGLVELHTDNLEKHVQPRPKVKWPTSSALLAHDAQVVASGITTVLDAIAVGGTLSEDVRDYLVRESSEAIHAFRADGLLRADHHLHMRCEVAHKDVLTLFEPFKNDPLVKLVSLMDHTPGQRQFVNLEKLRVYYKGRHHLDDAAFEQMIIDRKEAQVLYSDKHRRILVEMAHEAGYPLASHDDATVEHVDEAAELGLTISEFPTTLEAAKAAHDKGLRTIMGGPNVVRGGSHSGNVSAGELAEAGVLDCLSSDYVPASLLHGALLLNSQHGIALPKALATVTSNPAAMVGMDDRGKIETGRRADLVRFRPLPDGVPAVRRVWREGMRVL, from the coding sequence ATGAACCACACCGTCACCCTGACCAACGCGCAGATCGTCCTCGACGACGAGATCGTCCTCGGCACCCTGCGGATCGAGAACGGACGCATCGCCGATGTCAGCAGCGGCGGCACCGGCGTGACCGCGGCCGACGACCTGGAGGGCGACTATCTCTGCCCCGGCCTGGTGGAGCTGCATACCGACAATCTGGAGAAGCACGTCCAGCCGCGCCCGAAGGTGAAGTGGCCGACCTCCTCGGCGCTGCTCGCCCATGACGCCCAGGTGGTCGCCTCCGGGATCACGACGGTGCTCGACGCCATCGCCGTGGGCGGCACCCTGAGCGAGGATGTGCGCGACTATCTGGTGCGGGAATCCTCCGAGGCGATCCACGCCTTCCGGGCCGACGGCCTGCTGCGCGCCGACCACCACCTGCACATGCGCTGCGAGGTGGCGCATAAGGACGTGCTGACCCTGTTCGAGCCGTTCAAGAACGACCCGCTGGTGAAGCTGGTCTCGCTCATGGACCACACCCCGGGGCAGCGACAGTTCGTGAACCTTGAGAAGCTGCGGGTCTACTACAAGGGCCGCCACCACCTGGACGATGCCGCCTTCGAGCAGATGATCATCGACCGCAAGGAGGCGCAGGTCCTCTATTCGGACAAGCACCGCCGGATCCTGGTCGAGATGGCGCACGAGGCCGGCTATCCCCTCGCCAGCCATGACGACGCCACCGTCGAGCATGTGGACGAGGCCGCCGAGCTGGGCCTGACCATCAGCGAGTTTCCCACGACCCTGGAGGCCGCGAAGGCCGCCCACGACAAGGGGCTGCGCACCATCATGGGCGGGCCGAACGTGGTCCGCGGCGGCTCCCATTCCGGCAACGTCTCGGCCGGCGAACTGGCCGAGGCCGGCGTCCTCGACTGCCTGTCCAGCGACTACGTGCCGGCGAGCCTGCTGCACGGCGCGCTGCTGCTGAACAGCCAGCACGGCATCGCCCTGCCGAAGGCGCTGGCGACCGTCACCAGCAACCCGGCGGCGATGGTCGGCATGGACGACCGCGGAAAGATCGAGACCGGACGGCGGGCCGATCTGGTGCGGTTCCGGCCGCTGCCGGACGGGGTGCCGGCGGTCCGGCGGGTGTGGCGCGAAGGGATGCGGGTGCTGTGA
- a CDS encoding DapH/DapD/GlmU-related protein: MDGLKSNPKKLKADGPLIHPDAHVQDSTFGAWTEVGARTSVVESSFGDYSYVVSDSQIIYTTVGKFANIASHTRINPGNHPHWRASLHHFMYRSASYDLGEDDGAFFDWRRDHHCTIGHDTWIGHGAVIMGGVSVGDGAIIGSGAIVTKDVPAYTIVVGNPGRVLRRRVSEAVEEKLRRIAWWDWSHDLLRERMEDFRSLEAEAFAEKYAD, encoded by the coding sequence ATGGACGGCCTGAAATCGAACCCGAAGAAGCTGAAGGCGGACGGCCCGCTGATCCATCCGGACGCCCATGTGCAGGACAGCACCTTCGGCGCCTGGACCGAGGTCGGCGCGCGCACCAGCGTTGTGGAGAGCAGCTTCGGCGACTACAGCTACGTCGTCTCCGACAGCCAGATCATCTACACGACGGTCGGCAAGTTCGCGAACATCGCCTCCCACACCCGGATCAACCCGGGCAACCACCCCCACTGGCGCGCCAGCCTGCACCATTTCATGTACCGCTCGGCCTCCTACGACCTGGGCGAGGATGACGGCGCGTTCTTCGACTGGCGCCGCGACCATCACTGCACCATCGGCCACGACACCTGGATCGGCCACGGCGCGGTGATCATGGGCGGGGTGAGCGTCGGCGACGGCGCCATCATCGGCTCCGGCGCGATCGTCACCAAGGACGTGCCGGCCTACACGATCGTGGTCGGCAATCCGGGCCGGGTGCTGCGCCGCCGGGTCTCCGAGGCGGTGGAAGAGAAGTTGCGCCGGATCGCCTGGTGGGACTGGAGCCACGACCTGCTGCGCGAGCGCATGGAGGACTTCCGCTCCCTGGAGGCCGAGGCCTTCGCCGAAAAATACGCGGACTGA
- the phnN gene encoding phosphonate metabolism protein/1,5-bisphosphokinase (PRPP-forming) PhnN encodes MTKHTGGRGTLILVVGPSGAGKDTLIDAAKAALADDPRFHFPRRDITRPAEAGGEDHNPVDAATFESRKADGAYALCWGAHELFYGVPAAIADCLAAGVSVVVNVSRSVIDQARETFPPTAVVSLSVPEDVLRRRLTSRGRESAEQIEARVARAAAVPVSGPNVFEVVNDDTVETAVARFLAALHDAAELQQ; translated from the coding sequence ATGACCAAACATACTGGGGGGCGGGGCACCCTCATCCTGGTGGTCGGACCGTCCGGGGCCGGCAAAGACACCCTGATCGACGCCGCAAAAGCCGCGCTGGCGGACGATCCCCGCTTCCACTTCCCCCGGCGCGACATCACCCGCCCGGCCGAGGCCGGCGGCGAGGACCACAATCCGGTCGATGCCGCCACCTTCGAGTCCCGCAAGGCCGACGGCGCCTATGCTTTGTGCTGGGGCGCCCACGAACTGTTCTACGGCGTGCCGGCCGCCATCGCCGACTGTCTGGCCGCCGGGGTGTCGGTGGTGGTGAACGTGTCCCGCTCGGTGATCGACCAGGCCCGCGAGACCTTCCCGCCGACCGCCGTGGTCAGCCTGTCGGTCCCCGAAGACGTCCTGCGCCGGCGCCTGACCTCCCGGGGCCGGGAGAGTGCGGAGCAGATCGAAGCCCGGGTCGCCCGCGCCGCCGCGGTACCGGTCTCCGGACCGAACGTGTTCGAGGTGGTCAACGACGACACGGTGGAGACGGCGGTCGCCCGGTTCCTCGCAGCCCTGCACGACGCCGCCGAGCTTCAGCAATAG